The Etheostoma cragini isolate CJK2018 chromosome 15, CSU_Ecrag_1.0, whole genome shotgun sequence genome window below encodes:
- the LOC117958567 gene encoding inward rectifier potassium channel 2-like, with product MGSVRSHRYSIVSSEEDGMKLATIAVPNGYGNGNVNKVHTECKHQSRFVRKDGHCNVQFINMSEKGQRYLADIFTTCVDIRWRWMLLLFCLSFLLSWLFFGFVFWVVALCYGDLENETQMCVSNVDSFTAAFLFSVETQTTIGYGYRYVTEECPGAVFVVVFQSIVGCIIDAFIIGAVMAKMAKPKKRNETLVFSHYATVAMRDGKLCLMWRVGNLRKSHLVEAHVRAQLLKSRTTAEGEFIPLDQVDIDVGFDSGIDRIFLVSPITIVHEIDEDSPFYEMSRQELETSEFEIVVILEGMVEATAMTTQCRSSYVASEILWGYRFEPVLFEEKNYYKVDYSRFENTYEVPSTPNCSARELAEKKSSAASSRNSFCYENEVALEKVEMEEDFKEEENWEVRGVEAGGLEDTNTDGMSESECNVDSLPLESRPLTAESQI from the coding sequence ATGGGGAGTGTGCGAAGCCACCGTTACAGCATTGTGTCTTCTGAAGAAGATGGCATGAAGCTGGCCACTATTGCCGTTCCGAATGGCTACGGAAACGGCAATGTCAACAAGGTGCACACAGAGTGCAAACATCAGAGCCGCTTCGTCAGGAAAGATGGCCACTGCAATGTGCAGTTTATCAATATGAGTGAGAAAGGCCAGCGGTACCTGGCAGATATCTTCACCACCTGTGTGGACATCCGCTGGCGCTGGATGCTGCTGTTATTCTGCCTTTCCTTCCTACTGTCATGGTTGTTTTTTGGCTTTGTCTTCTGGGTAGTGGCCCTCTGTTACGGAGACTTAGAGAATGAGACTCAGATGTGTGTTTCCAATGTAGACAGCTTCACCGCTGCCTTCTTGTTTTCAGTGGAGACCCAAACCACTATTGGCTATGGCTATCGCTATGTGACGGAGGAGTGCCCTGGTGCTGTCTTTGTGGTTGTCTTCCAAAGCATTGTGGGCTGCATCATTGATGCTTTCATTATTGGCGCTGTGATGGCCAAGATGGCTAAGCCCAAAAAAAGGAACGAGACTCTGGTGTTTAGCCATTATGCTACAGTGGCCATGAGGGATGGTAAACTTTGCCTGATGTGGCGTGTGGGGAACCTGAGGAAGAGTCACCTGGTGGAGGCCCATGTCAGGGCTCAGCTTCTCAAGTCTCGCACCACCGCCGAGGGGGAGTTCATACCACTGGATCAGGTAGACATTGACGTAGGCTTCGATAGTGGCATTGACAGAATCTTCCTGGTTTCTCCAATCACCATTGTGCATGAGATTGATGAGGACAGTCCATTCTATGAGATGAGCAGACAAGAGTTGGAAACGTCAGAGTTTGAGATCGTGGTGATCCTGGAGGGCATGGTGGAGGCTACAGCCATGACCACTCAATGTCGGAGCTCCTACGTGGCCAGCGAGATCCTCTGGGGCTACCGCTTTGAGCCGGTGCTCTTTGAAgaaaagaactactacaaagtgGACTACTCTCGCTTTGAAAACACGTATGAGGTACCCAGCACACCCAACTGTAGTGCCAGGGAACTAGCCGAGAAGAAATCCAGTGCAGCCAGCTCGAGGAACTCCTTTTGCTACGAGAATGAGGTGGCTCTCGAAAAAGTTGAGATGGAGGAGGACTTTAAGGAGGAGGAAAACTGGGAGGTGAGGGGTGTTGAGGCCGGTGGACTcgaggacacaaacacagatgggATGTCAGAGTCTGAATGCAATGTGGATTCTTTGCCTTTAGAATCAAGGCCTTTGACAGCAGAATCACAAATATGA